A single genomic interval of Ischnura elegans chromosome 3, ioIscEleg1.1, whole genome shotgun sequence harbors:
- the LOC124155717 gene encoding phosphoenolpyruvate carboxykinase, cytosolic [GTP]-like isoform X2 — translation MARFLLLLSRTYGEVGATVLKKQASKTALVRSALSEKPLLAPSLVPVTARPTLQARSLSVAYGSLDKLPAKVREFVEDSAKLCQPSNIHVCDGSESENEYLLKIMQENRMIEKLPKYENCWLARTDPKDVARVESRTFMCTKDRRETIPTPKPGIKGTLGNWMSPDDMEAEKQKRFPGCMKGRTMYVIPFSMGPVGSPLSKIGLEVTDSPYVVASMRIMTRMGANVLETLAKSGQPDSFVKGLHSVGYPLENPSAGPTWPCNPEATIIMHRPDKNEIVSFGSGYGGNSLLGKKCFALRIGSTIARREGWLAEHMLILGVTNPKGKKRYMAAAFPSACGKTNLAMMTPTLPGYKVECVGDDIAWMKFDENGQLRAINPENGFFGVAPGTSMSTNPNAMETVFQNTVFTNVAKTSDGGVFWEGLEKELPSSVTVTDWRGNPWDRKSGTPAAHPNSRFCAPAGQCPIIDPAWEDPNGVPIDAILFGGRRPQGVPLVYEALSWSHGVFVGASLRSESTAAAEHKGKVIMHDPFAMRPFFGYNFGQYLEHWLEMEKKPGVKLPKIFHVNWFRKDSQGRFLWPGFGENSRVLDWVFNRVEGTGEAVETPIGHIPTSGALRLDGLKENVDIEQLFSLPRDFWLQEADAIGKYFEEQVGEDLPPVIAKELSNLKQRLNKM, via the exons aaCCTATGGTGAGGTGGGAGCCACTGTATTGAAGAAGCAAGCATCGAAGACAGCCTTGGTGAGAAGTGCCCTCAGTGAGAAGCCACTGCTAGCACCTTCACTAGTTCCAGTAACTGCAAGGCCCACTTTGCAAGCTCGTTCCCTGAGTGTTGCATATGGCAGCCTTGATAAGCTACCAGCTAAG GTTCGAGAATTTGTTGAAGACAGTGCTAAATTGTGTCAACCCTCTAACATTCATGTATGTGATGGCTCTGAATCTGAAAATGAGTACCTTCtaaaaatcatgcaagaaaataGAATGATTGAAAAGTTACCAAAATATGAAAACTG TTGGTTGGCAAGGACAGATCCTAAGGATGTTGCCAGAGTTGAATCCCGTACATTCATGTGCACAAAAGATCGACGAGAGACAATACCAACACCAAAGCCAGGTATCAAGGGAACACTTGGAAACTGGATGTCACCAGATGATATGGAAGCTGAGAAACAGAAAAGGTTTCCTGGCTGCATGAAAG GACGCACCATGTATGTCATTCCCTTCAGCATGGGACCAGTTGGTTCACCCCTCTCAAAAATTGGTCTTGAGGTCACAGACTCTCCTTATGTAGTAGCATCCATGCGTATCATGACGAGGATGGGCGCCAATGTCCTGGAAACATTGGCAAAAAGTGGCCAGCCAGATTCGTTTGTCAAAGGTCTACATTCTGTTGGATACCCACTTGAGAATCCCTCTGCTGGACCTACTTGGCCCTGCAATCCAGAAGCCACTATTATCATGCACCGACCTGACAAGAACGAGATAGTTTCCTTTGGCAGTGGCTACGGAGGAAATTCTTTGCTGGGAAAGAAATGTTTCGCTCTTCGAATAGGTTCAACCATTGCCAGGAGGGAAGGGTGGCTTGCAGAGCACATGCTG ATTTTGGGAGTAACGAACCCCAAGGGCAAGAAAAGATACATGGCTGCAGCATTTCCAAGTGCCTGTGGGAAGACCAATTTGGCCATGATGACCCCAACCCTTCCTGGATATAAGGTTGAATGTGTAGGAGATGATATTGCTTGgatgaaatttgatgaaaacgGACAACTTAGGGCCATTAACCCAGAAAATGGATTCTTTGGAGTAGCACCTG GTACATCAATGTCTACCAATCCAAATGCCATGGAAACTGTATTCCAGAATACAGTGTTTACCAATGTCGCCAAAACCAGCGATGGAGGAGTTTTCTGGGAAGGACTAGAAAAGGAATTGCCCTCATCAGTCACAGTCACAGATTGGAGAGGGAACCCATGGGATAGAAAATCTGGAACGCCGGCAGCTCACCCTAATTCCAG GTTTTGTGCACCAGCAGGTCAGTGCCCCATAATTGACCCAGCGTGGGAAGATCCAAATGGTGTGCCCATTGATGCCATTTTGTTTGGAGGTAGGCGACCTCAGGGTGTGCCATTGGTGTATGAAGCTCTTTCTTGGAGCCATGGAGTCTTTGTGGGAGCATCCCTTAGATCTGAATCAACAGCTGCTGCAGAACATAAG GGCAAAGTCATCATGCATGATCCATTTGCAATGAGGCCATTCTTTGGCTACAATTTTGGTCAGTATCTTGAGCACTGGTTGGAGATGGAGAAGAAACCTGGTGTGAAACTTCCAAAGATCTTCCATGTGAATTGGTTCAGGAAGGACTCGCAG GGCCGATTTTTGTGGCCAGGATTTGGAGAGAACTCTCGAGTTTTAGACTGGGTTTTCAACCGTGTTGAAGGAACTGGGGAGGCTGTTGAAACACCTATTGGTCACATTCCTACTTCTGGTGCCCTACGGTTAGATGGTCTGAAGGAAAATGTTGACATTGAACAACTATTTAGTTTGCCCAGGGATTTCTGGCTGCAGGAG GCTGATGCTATTGGAAAATACTTCGAAGAACAAGTAGGAGAAGACCTTCCTCCAGTTATTGCCAAGGAGCTGAGCAATTTGAAGCAGCGGCTGAATAAGATGTGA
- the LOC124155717 gene encoding phosphoenolpyruvate carboxykinase, cytosolic [GTP]-like isoform X1 has product MPGVTKQELPPTYGEVGATVLKKQASKTALVRSALSEKPLLAPSLVPVTARPTLQARSLSVAYGSLDKLPAKVREFVEDSAKLCQPSNIHVCDGSESENEYLLKIMQENRMIEKLPKYENCWLARTDPKDVARVESRTFMCTKDRRETIPTPKPGIKGTLGNWMSPDDMEAEKQKRFPGCMKGRTMYVIPFSMGPVGSPLSKIGLEVTDSPYVVASMRIMTRMGANVLETLAKSGQPDSFVKGLHSVGYPLENPSAGPTWPCNPEATIIMHRPDKNEIVSFGSGYGGNSLLGKKCFALRIGSTIARREGWLAEHMLILGVTNPKGKKRYMAAAFPSACGKTNLAMMTPTLPGYKVECVGDDIAWMKFDENGQLRAINPENGFFGVAPGTSMSTNPNAMETVFQNTVFTNVAKTSDGGVFWEGLEKELPSSVTVTDWRGNPWDRKSGTPAAHPNSRFCAPAGQCPIIDPAWEDPNGVPIDAILFGGRRPQGVPLVYEALSWSHGVFVGASLRSESTAAAEHKGKVIMHDPFAMRPFFGYNFGQYLEHWLEMEKKPGVKLPKIFHVNWFRKDSQGRFLWPGFGENSRVLDWVFNRVEGTGEAVETPIGHIPTSGALRLDGLKENVDIEQLFSLPRDFWLQEADAIGKYFEEQVGEDLPPVIAKELSNLKQRLNKM; this is encoded by the exons ATGCCGGGAGTCACCAAGCAAGAATTACCCCC aaCCTATGGTGAGGTGGGAGCCACTGTATTGAAGAAGCAAGCATCGAAGACAGCCTTGGTGAGAAGTGCCCTCAGTGAGAAGCCACTGCTAGCACCTTCACTAGTTCCAGTAACTGCAAGGCCCACTTTGCAAGCTCGTTCCCTGAGTGTTGCATATGGCAGCCTTGATAAGCTACCAGCTAAG GTTCGAGAATTTGTTGAAGACAGTGCTAAATTGTGTCAACCCTCTAACATTCATGTATGTGATGGCTCTGAATCTGAAAATGAGTACCTTCtaaaaatcatgcaagaaaataGAATGATTGAAAAGTTACCAAAATATGAAAACTG TTGGTTGGCAAGGACAGATCCTAAGGATGTTGCCAGAGTTGAATCCCGTACATTCATGTGCACAAAAGATCGACGAGAGACAATACCAACACCAAAGCCAGGTATCAAGGGAACACTTGGAAACTGGATGTCACCAGATGATATGGAAGCTGAGAAACAGAAAAGGTTTCCTGGCTGCATGAAAG GACGCACCATGTATGTCATTCCCTTCAGCATGGGACCAGTTGGTTCACCCCTCTCAAAAATTGGTCTTGAGGTCACAGACTCTCCTTATGTAGTAGCATCCATGCGTATCATGACGAGGATGGGCGCCAATGTCCTGGAAACATTGGCAAAAAGTGGCCAGCCAGATTCGTTTGTCAAAGGTCTACATTCTGTTGGATACCCACTTGAGAATCCCTCTGCTGGACCTACTTGGCCCTGCAATCCAGAAGCCACTATTATCATGCACCGACCTGACAAGAACGAGATAGTTTCCTTTGGCAGTGGCTACGGAGGAAATTCTTTGCTGGGAAAGAAATGTTTCGCTCTTCGAATAGGTTCAACCATTGCCAGGAGGGAAGGGTGGCTTGCAGAGCACATGCTG ATTTTGGGAGTAACGAACCCCAAGGGCAAGAAAAGATACATGGCTGCAGCATTTCCAAGTGCCTGTGGGAAGACCAATTTGGCCATGATGACCCCAACCCTTCCTGGATATAAGGTTGAATGTGTAGGAGATGATATTGCTTGgatgaaatttgatgaaaacgGACAACTTAGGGCCATTAACCCAGAAAATGGATTCTTTGGAGTAGCACCTG GTACATCAATGTCTACCAATCCAAATGCCATGGAAACTGTATTCCAGAATACAGTGTTTACCAATGTCGCCAAAACCAGCGATGGAGGAGTTTTCTGGGAAGGACTAGAAAAGGAATTGCCCTCATCAGTCACAGTCACAGATTGGAGAGGGAACCCATGGGATAGAAAATCTGGAACGCCGGCAGCTCACCCTAATTCCAG GTTTTGTGCACCAGCAGGTCAGTGCCCCATAATTGACCCAGCGTGGGAAGATCCAAATGGTGTGCCCATTGATGCCATTTTGTTTGGAGGTAGGCGACCTCAGGGTGTGCCATTGGTGTATGAAGCTCTTTCTTGGAGCCATGGAGTCTTTGTGGGAGCATCCCTTAGATCTGAATCAACAGCTGCTGCAGAACATAAG GGCAAAGTCATCATGCATGATCCATTTGCAATGAGGCCATTCTTTGGCTACAATTTTGGTCAGTATCTTGAGCACTGGTTGGAGATGGAGAAGAAACCTGGTGTGAAACTTCCAAAGATCTTCCATGTGAATTGGTTCAGGAAGGACTCGCAG GGCCGATTTTTGTGGCCAGGATTTGGAGAGAACTCTCGAGTTTTAGACTGGGTTTTCAACCGTGTTGAAGGAACTGGGGAGGCTGTTGAAACACCTATTGGTCACATTCCTACTTCTGGTGCCCTACGGTTAGATGGTCTGAAGGAAAATGTTGACATTGAACAACTATTTAGTTTGCCCAGGGATTTCTGGCTGCAGGAG GCTGATGCTATTGGAAAATACTTCGAAGAACAAGTAGGAGAAGACCTTCCTCCAGTTATTGCCAAGGAGCTGAGCAATTTGAAGCAGCGGCTGAATAAGATGTGA
- the LOC124155716 gene encoding uncharacterized protein LOC124155716: METYLPAETDTHTKWVPTSLFDSMTMVFGKLRNPELEAIRNSVKPPPNNDSRIDELIRKTRDIHVSFLFSPEGTRLRKELCLTLSSTKPSPFYSGWEDFGHHLGLDPRIVNFSGIGILREDPTFYVVRAYADTEHGTIANLIVALRNIGRPDIITKNYDLFIEFSEEIHRKYRSSEESGYLSVSEGTVDSSNGSSEEDIQHNIIRYPYNLPAVPSILSLHSVQQPERCTQINIQVQHQKQEDQLIRAAPINIKTRVPAARPQYGIKVMLTFASDGYEIAKEVAKTMREKREGLPRIGVLILQEQQAALAQDDQSFIAGAFQQVDYVIPIITREYIQRILNVENDYVSSTCVDDRYVRYIYVLMNTNYINNGCSNKKCTCIIPDEIVHSMLKHPKIVNEPLFKVWHKVSGTEELCKILLQATIRRRNLAS; the protein is encoded by the exons ATGGAAACTTATTTACCTGCAGAAACAGACACGCACACGAAGTGGGTACCTACATCTTTGTTCGACTCCATGACTATGGTGTTCGg GAAACTGAGGAATCCTGAACTTGAAGCAATAAGAAACTCGGTTAAACCTCCCCCAAACAATGACAGCCGTATTGATGAATTAATTCGAAAAACTAGAGATATCCACGtatcttttttgtttagtcctgaAGGGACAAGATTACGCAAGGAATTATGCCTTACTCTAAGCTCTACCAAACCCAGTCCATTTTATTCAGGCTGGGAAGACTTCGGGCATCATCTGGGTCTTGACCCACGAATAGTGAAC TTTTCAGGCATTGGCATTCTTCGCGAAGACCCAACATTTTATGTAGTGAGGGCATACGCTGATACTGAGCATGGGACTATTGCTAACCTCATCGTAGCATTAAGAAACATTGGGAGACCTGACATTATAACCAAGAACTATGACCTATTCATCG AATTTTCGGAGGAAATCCATAGGAAATATAGATCATCCGAGGAAAGTGGATACTTGTCAGTATCAGAAG GTACAGTGGATTCATCCAATGGTTCTTCTGAAGAGGACATTCAGCATAATATCATAAGATATCCCTATAATTTGCCTGCTGTACCCAGTATACTCTCCTTACATTCGGTCCAGCAGCCGGAGAGATGCACACAAATCAACATTCAAGTGCAGCATCAAAAGCAGGAGGATCAG CTAATCAGGGCAGCTCCAATCAACATTAAAACTAGAGTGCCAGCAGCAAGACCTCAATATGGAATTAAAGTTATGCTCACATTCGCATCAGATGGCTATGAAATAGCAAAAGAAGTGGCTAAAACTATGAGAGAAAAGAGAGAAGGGCTACCAAGAATAGGAGTTCTCATACTGCAAGAACAGCAAGCGGCTCTAGCTCAGGATGACCAGTCATTCATTGCTGGGGCATTTCAACAg GTGGACTATGTGATTCCCATCATTACCAGGGAGTACATACAAAGGATCTTAAATGTGGAAAATGACTATGTCAGTTCCACCTGTGTAGATGACAGATACGTGAGGTACATTTATGTGCTGATGAACACCAACTACATCAATAATGGGTGTTCGAACAAAAAGTGTACTTGCATTATACCAGATGAAATTGTTCATTCGATGTTGAAGCACCCTAAGATAGTAAATGAACCTCTGTTCAAAGTGTGGCATAAAGTAAGTGGCACAGAAGAACTTTGTAAGATCCTCTTGCAAGCCACTATTCGTAGGAGAAACCTGGCAAGTTGA